In a genomic window of Paracoccaceae bacterium:
- a CDS encoding HpcH/HpaI aldolase/citrate lyase family protein, whose translation MKLAPNRFTHALGAGDKQVGLWISLCSNFVAEVTAHAGYDWALIDMEHSPNDYFSVLSQMQAFAASDTKAIVRVEWNDTVAVKRLLDLGAPGILFPMIQSVEEAEKAVAATRYPPHGVRGVSGATRATKFGRVTDYVARIEEETTVLLQLETRAAVEQAEAIADVDGIHGIFFGPGDIAADIGKVGMPMDPEVWALIKPAAQKLIAKGIPVGTLVLDPAFATELLNEGFTFVACGTDASLLAKASDHLLATVKDGLS comes from the coding sequence ATGAAACTTGCGCCAAACCGCTTCACCCATGCGCTTGGCGCAGGTGACAAACAAGTTGGCCTCTGGATCAGCCTGTGCAGCAATTTCGTAGCCGAAGTCACAGCACACGCTGGCTATGATTGGGCGCTGATCGACATGGAGCACAGCCCCAACGACTATTTCAGTGTGTTGAGCCAGATGCAGGCCTTTGCCGCCAGTGACACGAAAGCGATTGTGCGGGTCGAATGGAACGACACGGTCGCGGTCAAACGCCTGCTCGATCTGGGCGCGCCGGGTATTCTGTTTCCGATGATCCAATCGGTAGAGGAGGCTGAAAAGGCCGTCGCTGCAACCCGCTATCCACCCCACGGAGTGCGCGGTGTATCGGGTGCGACACGGGCCACCAAATTCGGGCGTGTAACGGATTACGTCGCGCGCATTGAAGAAGAAACAACCGTCCTTTTGCAGCTTGAAACACGCGCCGCTGTTGAGCAGGCCGAAGCGATTGCGGATGTAGACGGTATTCATGGTATCTTCTTTGGACCCGGAGATATCGCTGCCGACATTGGAAAAGTTGGCATGCCGATGGACCCTGAAGTGTGGGCGTTGATCAAACCCGCCGCACAAAAGCTGATAGCGAAGGGAATTCCTGTTGGTACGCTTGTTCTTGATCCGGCATTTGCAACCGAATTGCTTAACGAAGGGTTCACTTTCGTTGCCTGTGGAACGGACGCAAGCCTTCTGGCAAAGGCATCAGACCATCTGCTCGCCACCGTCAAAGATGGCCTGTCATGA